DNA from Daucus carota subsp. sativus chromosome 1, DH1 v3.0, whole genome shotgun sequence:
CTGCAGAATGTAAAATAATTGCTGGTGTTATAAACACGTGGatactaattaatatcttgttATTCTCTGCAGCTACATTTTCCCCGACTAAACAGAGGACATACTTGAAATGAGGAATTTCTGAAAGATTTTTGTCCTCTAAGGTGGAGTTCAAAAGGCTTGACTGCATCGGATCATGTGGCGCCAAAACTAAGTACCAACATATTTTCCTTAACACCTGAAAGACATTAAACATAAGCACCGATGAGATAATTACTGAATACAGCCCATATCTAATGCTTGATACATGATACAAAAACAACTAGCAATATCTGAGCAATACCGGTATCCACATAGCAGAGTTTTCTTTGACAGTTGGGATATCATAAATTGACTTGTAACAACGGCATATTTCAAGGTAATCATTGCTGTGAGAGTAGTACCTGCAAAACCAAGGTTTTAACCTCGTGCTACTTTATTTTCAATGCAATATCATATTGAACGAAAGGTCCTATTAAACGGACTATCTTAGAAATGTTATTGATAACAAAAACTGTATAGACCATGAGAAAATCTGTTAATCATCCTGATACATAGCTCCTGTACTGCAGATACAGAAACCTGTATCATTAGTCAGTTTTCAATATAACTGGACAGAATCCATATTAGGAAAAGATTTCCCTGAGGTAGTACATGCTCAGATTTCTAACCTTGCTAATCTAGCATTTAACAACTAACTCCCTTAAAAGCCTTCTCAGACAAAATTAGAGGAGTATCGAAGCTAAAGGCTTATACTAATGGAAGGCAAAGGAAGAATGCATCATTTCATTTCCAACTTTTAAGGTAACAAGAAGACAGATGCCTAACAGTTGATATTATGTTGTTCTTATGCATGTTGCTCCTATTTGCCACACTATCATATTTCAGGTAGTCAACAGAAGGGGACAGTGGACATTCTCTAATTCTGACACTATAAGTGTCAAGAATAAAACATGCAGCTTAGATAAGGACTCAGTCGAACTACTTTTGCAGTGGTACCAAAGAGaactttcaaaacaaaatattttcttagCCCGGCATAGTTTATGCATAATTGGTACAGGATAATACTATAACTGGCTCTTTATGTTCCTCAGCTACAGTTTACTTTTTCATCTTTCAAGTATTTGACTAGACATGGAATATTGGACAACTATTTCATGAGTCCAAATTCTTAACTTTCTTACTCTCTCTTTGCTAAATCTCATGCTTacctaacacacacacacaaacacagtACACCAACTCTGGCTGCTAAGGAAATGATTCTTCAATTGAGGCAGCGAGATTAACATCCATCAACACATATTTGCACATACTTAAAATGACAAAAAGGGCACCCCTTTTACTTAATTAGTAAAACTGTACTTTGAGAACTTCTAATGTATTGAGATCTGTTTATGAAAGACTCTGACAACAAAACTTTGCTACAAGGAGTAGAAGTCATACCACAAGAAAGATAAAGATCGAGATGTATAGctagaaaaacaaatatataactcAAGAGAGACTACAGATACATACTGCTAAGAGAAATTTTGACATACCTTATCATCAGTTCATAGTAGATCCGCTTCAACTCTGGAAGTGAAGGGATGTCTGCAGGAGCCTCTTCAACAACATTGTCACCTTCTTTGGCTTTTTTCTTCTCCTTTGAAGTGTCTgcatcgaataccctcggactGATTTTTCTTGAGAGTATTTGTGCACGTACATAATCCTGGCGATCTAAACATAAACGAACCTGCAATTTATACATGCTTTAATCTTCCATcatacgagagagagagagagaggtttaATCTTACATCATACATAataaacagagagagagagagagagagtacttgTTCAAGAATGAAAGCAATTTTTTCAGTCTTTGCCATTGCACCAAATGTTTCCACCTGTACCATGACCACATCAGATAAAAATCTCCTAGAACAATAACTCAATGCTATACAAAGAAAGTAAGAAACCAGTGAAAACAGAACATGACCTTTACGGCcgttaataataaacaatgatcaTGAAATCCTATATAATCAGAAACTGACCGCAACTTCCTGCATCAGATCTGCAGCCTCGGAAATGTTTCCTTGTTCTTCCTTGATTTTTGCTAGTATCTTTATCAACCTTGCCCGCTCTATTTCAACATAAATCTACCACAATATGTCCAGTAAGAACtagaagaaaaaatataatatatttttatatcaaggAACAATGCATAGAAAATTCACCTTGCCTGCAGACACACTATTCAGTGTTTTTATCAGCTCAGATTTAGTTTCGATGTCTGGTGTTTGATCTATATACTGCATTGCTTGCTGGACCATCGCTGTTACAGCCTGTTTAGAAATCCATTCAGCAACTAATATTAGCAAGTAAACAGTAAAACTTAACAAAAAACAAGAATAAGACTTGTACAACTACAAGAAAGTGGCAGAAAATGAGAAAAGCAAACAACTGAATATACATAAGAGATAAAA
Protein-coding regions in this window:
- the LOC108205113 gene encoding 26S proteasome non-ATPase regulatory subunit 12 homolog A-like — encoded protein: MDSGGDLDAKIEVLLNTEKQMRLNGDVAGTKKAVTEILQLCFDARAWKTLNDQIVLLSKRRGQLKQAVTAMVQQAMQYIDQTPDIETKSELIKTLNSVSAGKIYVEIERARLIKILAKIKEEQGNISEAADLMQEVAVETFGAMAKTEKIAFILEQVRLCLDRQDYVRAQILSRKISPRVFDADTSKEKKKAKEGDNVVEEAPADIPSLPELKRIYYELMIRYYSHSNDYLEICRCYKSIYDIPTVKENSAMWIPVLRKICWYLVLAPHDPMQSSLLNSTLEDKNLSEIPHFKLLLKQLITMEVIQWTALWNLFKVEFDNEKNMLGGSLGDKAEENFRERVIEHNILVVSKYYSRITLKRLAELLCLSIQEAEKHLADMVVSKALVAKVDRPMGVVSFQAAKDSNDILNSWAMNLEKLLDLVEKSCHQIHKETMVHKAALKV